The genomic stretch TTGTGCAAAACATGGTGCAGATGGTATGCTGATAACACCGTGTGGAACACCTGCATATGTGGCACCAGAAGTGTTGAAGAAGAAAGGGTATGATGGATCCAAAGCAGATATATGGTCTTGTGGAGTGATTCTTTATGCTCTGGTTTGTGGCTATCTACCCTTCCAAGGCGAAAACGTGATGAGAATCTACAGAAAAGCCTTCAAGGCTCAGTATGAATTCCCTGATTGGGTTCCGGAAGGAGCAAAGAACTTGATCTCAAACCTCCTTGTAGCTGATCCTGAAAAGAGGTTCTCAATTGCAGATATCATGAAGGATCCTTGGTTCCAAGTCGGCTTCATGCGTCCGATTGCATTCTCCTTTAAGGAGTCTGCCATTGGGGACAATGTGGATGACTTCGATGAGGATGATAGTGATAGTAATAACAATCAAGAGTTTAACAAGGATGATTTGAAGCAGAGTAGTTCTGCTAAGCCTGCGCGGCCGTTTTACAATGCTTTCGAGATAATTTCCTCGCTGTCGCATGGTTTTGATCTGAGGAGTTTGTTTGAGACAAGGAAGAGGTCACCTTCAGTGTTTATATCGAAGCTTTCGGCTCAAGCAGTGGTGGGGAAGCTAGAGGCTATGGCGAAGAAATTGAATTTCAGAGTGgcagggaagaagaagaaggagttTGTTGTGAGGATGGAAGGGGAGAGGGAAGGGAGGAAAGGGAGGCTGGCCATGACGGTGGAAGTGTTCGAGGTGGCGCCGGAGGTG from Arachis stenosperma cultivar V10309 chromosome 9, arast.V10309.gnm1.PFL2, whole genome shotgun sequence encodes the following:
- the LOC130947787 gene encoding CBL-interacting serine/threonine-protein kinase 5-like gives rise to the protein MDLKNEMEIKLSNSARTVIFNKYEMGRVLGQGNFAKVYYGRNLATNESVAIKVIKKDKLKKERLIEQIKREVSVMRLVRHPNIVELKEVMATKGKIFLVMEYVKGGELFKKVEKGKLKEDVARKYFQQLISAVDFCHSRGVTHRDLKPENLLLDENEELKVSDFGLSALPEQRRADGMLITPCGTPAYVAPEVLKKKGYDGSKADIWSCGVILYALVCGYLPFQGENVMRIYRKAFKAQYEFPDWVPEGAKNLISNLLVADPEKRFSIADIMKDPWFQVGFMRPIAFSFKESAIGDNVDDFDEDDSDSNNNQEFNKDDLKQSSSAKPARPFYNAFEIISSLSHGFDLRSLFETRKRSPSVFISKLSAQAVVGKLEAMAKKLNFRVAGKKKKEFVVRMEGEREGRKGRLAMTVEVFEVAPEVAVVEFSKSSGDTLEYIKFCEEEVRPSLNDIVWSWQGDGNN